A region from the Lolium perenne isolate Kyuss_39 chromosome 4, Kyuss_2.0, whole genome shotgun sequence genome encodes:
- the LOC127291946 gene encoding shaggy-related protein kinase alpha, translated as MASLGVAPASGQRDAGVSTLAVDKLPAQMSNMKIRDEKEVEATVINGNGTETGHIIVTTIGGKDGQRKQTISYMAERVIGQGSFGTVFQAKCLETSETVAIKKVLQDRRYKNREMQMMRLLDHPNVVSLKHCFFSTTEKDELYLNLVLEYVPETVHRVIRHYNKMNQRMPLIYVKLHTYQICRALAYIHRTVGVCHRDIKPQNLLVNPHTHQLKICDFGSAKVLVKGEPNISYICSRYYRAPELIFGATEYTTAIDIWSAGCVLAELLSGQPLFPGESAVDQLVEIIKVLGTPTREEIKCMNPNYTEFKFPQIKAHPWHKVFSKRIPPEAVDLVSRLLQYSPHLRSSALDALMHPFFDELRDPNTRLPNGRFLPPLFNFKAHELKGLPMEVATKLVPEHARNQCPFLVL; from the exons ATGGCCTCCCTTGGTGTAGCACCGGCATCTGGGCAGAGAGATGCCGGTGTCAGTACTCTCGCAGTGGATAAACTGCCAGCTCAAATGAGTAATATGAAAATAAGAGATGAGAAG GAAGTAGAGGCAACAGTCATTAATGGGAATGGAACAGAAACTGGTCATATCATAGTTACAACTATTGGAGGCAAAGATGGCCAAAGGAAGCAG ACCATAAGTTACATGGCCGAGCGAGTTATTGGGCAAGGGTCATTTGGTACTGTGTTCCAG GCAAAATGTTTGGAGACAAGTGAGACAGTAGCTATCAAGAAGGTCCTTCAGGATAGGAGATACAAGAACCGTGAGATGCAAATGATGCGTCTGCTTGACCATCCAAATGTTGTTTCTTTGAAACATTGCTTCTTCTCAACCACTGAAAAGGATGAACTCTATCTGAATCTGGTGCTTGAGTATGTTCCTGAGACAGTCCACCGCGTCATCAGACACTACAACAAGATGAACCAACGCATGCCACTCATCTATGTGAAGCTACATACTTATCAG ATTTGTAGGGCGCTGGCCTATATCCATCGGACTGTTGGTGTGTGTCACAGGGACATAAAGCCACAAAATCTTCTG GTTAACCCACACACTCATCAGCTAAAGATCTGTGATTTTGGGAGTGCAAAAGTTCTG GTGAAAGGCGAACCAAACATATCATACATCTGCTCTAGGTACTATAGGGCACCTGAGCTTATTTTTGGTGCCACTGAGTACACAACAGCAATTGACATCTGGTCTGCTGGATGTGTTCTAGCTGAACTTCTATCAGGACAG CCTCTCTTTCCTGGTGAAAGCGCAGTTGATCAGCTCGTTGAAATTATCAAG GTTCTGGGCACACCTACAAGGGAAGAAATTAAATGTATGAACCCGAACTACACGGAATTCAAGTTTCCCCAAATCAAAGCTCATCCTTGGCATAAG GTGTTCAGCAAGAGAATACCACCTGAAGCAGTGGATCTGGTCTCCAGGCTTCTTCAGTACTCACCACACCTACGGTCCTCAGCT CTGGATGCTCTGATGCATCCGTTCTTCGATGAGCTCCGTGACCCAAACACTCGCCTCCCCAACGGCCGTTTCCTGCCTCCGCTCTTCAACTTCAAGGCTCACG AGCTGAAGGGGCTTCCAATGGAGGTCGCGACGAAGCTGGTCCCCGAGCACGCGAGGAACCAGTGCCCCTTCCTAGTGCTGTAG